The following DNA comes from Curtobacterium sp. 9128.
ACGCGCTCGTCGTCCGCGGCGGCTGGGACGGGCACCAGCCCGTCGAGACCACCGACACCTTCATCCCGTTCCTGCGCGACAACGGCTTCGACGTCCGCGTGTCGGACTCGACGGCCGTCTACGCGGACGCCTCCGTGATGGACGGCATCGACCTCGTCGTCCAGGTGAACACCATGACCACCATCGCACCGGACGAGTTCGCCGGCCTGCAGCGCGCAGTGCTCGCCGGCACCGGCATGGCCGGGTGGCACGGCGGCATCGCCGACGCCTACCGGGACAACGCGGACTACCTGCACATGATCGGTGGGCAGTTCGCCCACCACGCCGGCAAGCACCCGGACGAACGCGTCGGCGACCAGACCGACAACTACGTCCCGTACACGGTGCACATCACCGAGCTCGGGCACGAGCACCCGATCACGGCGGGCATCGAGGACTTCGACCTGGTGACCGAGCAGTACTGGGTGCTGAGCGACGAGTACAACGACGTCCTCGCCACGACGACGCAGCAGGCTCGGCCGTGGGACGCCTGGAACCGCCCGGTGACCTCGCCCGCGATCTGGACCCGGCAGTGGGGGAAGGGGCGTGTGTTCGTCTCGGCTCCCGGACACCGCGTCGAGATCGTCGAGCAGCAGCCTGTCCGCACGATCATCGAACGGGGCCTGCTGTGGGCCGCGCGCTGAGGGTCGGGATGGTCGGCGTCGGGAACATCAGCCGGCAGTACCTCGAGCACCTCCCGTCCCTGCCGAGCCTCCGTCTCACCGCGGTGGCCGACCTCGACACCGAGCGAGCAGCCGAGGTCGCCCGGGAGCACGGGGTCGCCGCACTCGGGGTCGACGAGCTCCTGACGCACGACGACGTCGACGTGGTGCTCAACCTGACGATCCCCGCGGCGCACGCCGACGTCGCGACCCGGGCGCTCGCCGCGGGGAAGCACGTCTACGGCGAGAAGCCGCTGGCCCTGTCGACGGCCGAGGCGGCACCGGTCCTCGAACTCGCACGCACCGCCGGACTCCGGGTCGGCAGCGCGCCGGACACCGTCCTCGGTACCGGGATCCAGACGGCACGGGCAGCGCTCGACGACGGCGTGATCGGGACCCCGGTCGGCGCTGCCGTGGCGTGGAGCGCGCCCGGACACGAGCTCTGGCACCCGGCACCGGCGTTCTACTACCAGCCGGGGGGTGGCCCGCTGCTCGACATGGGGCCGTACTACCTGACGAGCCTCGTGTCGTTCTTCGGACCCGTCGTCCGTGTCAGCGGCAGCGCGACCCGGTCCACCCGGGAGCGAACGGTCGGGACCGGACCTGCGGCAGGGACCCCGATCCCGGTCGACGTGGACACCCACGTCGTCGCCGTCCTGGAGCACGAGAACGGGGTCGTGTCCACGGTCTCGGTGTCGTTCGAGGTCTGGGCGACCAGGACCCCGCTCTTCGAGGTGTACGGCACGTCCGGCACACTCGCGGTGCCCGACCCGAACGGGTTCTCCGACCCGGTGGAGCTCGCGACGGCCGACGACCGGACGTTCCGTGCGCTGCCGGTGCAGGCGGGCTACGCGGATGCCGGCCGCGGGTACGGACTCGCGGACATGGCGCGGGCGATCGACACCGATCGACCGCACCGGGCGAGCGGCGCCCTGGCGTTCCACGTGCTCGAGGTCATGGAGGCGGTGGCGACCGCGTCGCGCGATCACGTCGTGGTCGAGCTGACGTCGCGCGTGGAGCGACCGGACCTCGTCCCGGCGGGAGCGCGGCCCGACTCCTGGTGACCACAGCGGGCAGGGTGGCGGATTTGTTGCCGAGAACCACAAAAGGCTTGCGGTCGGCACACCAGTCCTGTTAGCGTCGCCGTCGCAGGTCGTCGAAGCGCTTCGCTTCGGCCGCAGACGACGAGCACGAGGAGGTGCGCGATGGTGACGATCAACGAGGTGGCGAAGGCCGCCGGTGTCTCGATCTCGACCGTCTCGTACGCCCTCTCCGGCAAGCGGACGATCTCAGCCACCACCCGCGCCCGCATCGACCGCGCGGTCGCCGAGCTCGACTACCGCCCGAACGCCGGAGCCCGCATGCTCGCCGGTGCCCGCACGGACATCCTCGCGCTCTCCGCGCCGATCCGACCGGACGCGCACCTGCCGACCCACATGCGGTTCGTCACCGCCGTCGTCGAGGCTGCTCGCGCGCACGACGACGACGTCCTGCTGCTGGCACGCGACGACGAGGTGACCGGCATCCAGCGCGTCGCGCACTCGTCCCTCGTTGACGGCGTCGTCGTTCTCGGGGTCTCGACCGACGACGAACGTGCCGACGTCGTCCGCGCATCTGGTGTCCCCGCCGCCTTCGTCGGCGTGCCGGGTGACACCACCGGCCTGACCTGCATCGACCTCGACTTCGCCGAGGCCGGCCGGGCATCCGTCCGGCGGCTCGTCGCCGACGGACACCGCAGCATCGGCGTGATCGGACACCCGGCGACCTACGTCGAGCGGCACACCGGCTTCATCCGTCGCTTCGCGGACGCGTTCGACGACGAGTGCCGTGCGTCCGGGGTCGCCACCGTCGCGCACTACCCCTCCCTCGACCGGGCCGACCAGCGTGCCGCCGCTGATCGACTCCTGACGGAACTGCCCGACATGACCGCGCTCGTGTTCCACTGCAACGAGCCGGTCGTCGACACGGTCCTCGCCCACCTGTCGTCCCGTGGCATCCGTGTCCCGGACGACCTGTCGGTGCTCGCCGCCTGTGCGAGCTACGACACCACGGTGATGGACACCCCGCTGTCCACCATCCCGCTGCCGCTCGAGGAGATGTGCCGCGGCGCCGTGGAGCGCACCGTCCGCCAGGTCGACGGGACGCACGAGCCCGGCGTGACCCTCATCCCGCCACGGTTCACCGACCTCGGCAGCATCCGCCGGATCGGGTGAGCCCACCCCACCGAACGCGTTCCTCGACGTGCATCGTCGAAGCGCTTCGACAACCACCGAGAACCACCGACCCCTACAAGGAAGTAGTGACATGAAGAAGTCCCGTGTGCTCGGCGCCCTCGCCGGGCTGGCCGCGGCCGCAGTCGTCCTCAGCGGTTGCTCCGCCGGCGGCGACAGCGCCGCCGAAGACGGCAAGACCCTCAAGCTCTGGCACTACGAGTCCGAGGACTCCGCCATGGGCAAGGCCTGGAAGGAGTCCATCAAGGTCTTCGAGAAGGAGACCGGCGCGAAGGTCGAGTTCCAGGAGAAGAGCTTCGAGCAGATCCGCAAGACGGCCAGCCAGTCGCTCAACTCCGACCAGGCGCCCGACCTCATCGAGTACAACAAGGGCAACGCCACGGCCGGACTGCTCGCCAGCCAGGGCCTCCTCAGCCCGCTCGACGACGCGGTCAAGCAGTACGGCTGGGACGACAAGCTCGCCAAGTCGCTGCAGACCACCGCGCGCTACGACGACAAGGGCGTGATGGGCTCCGGCTCCTGGTACGGCGTGCCCGACTACGGCGAGTACGTCGAGTTCTACTACAACAAGGAGCTCTTCCAGAAGTACGGCGTCGAGGTCCCGAAGACCATGGACGACCTCGAGTCGGCCATGGCGACGTTCCAGGCAGCAGGCGTCACGCCGCTCGCCGAGTCGGCGGCGGAGTACCCGCTCGGCCAGCTCTGGTACCAGTTGGCGCTCCAGAAGGCCGACCGCGACTGGGTCGACGACTACCAGCTGTACAAGAACCCGGTCGACTTCTCCGGCAAGGAGATCAGCACCGCGACGAAGACCGTCCAGGACTGGACCGACAAGGGCTACATCTCGTCCGACTCCACCGGGATGAAGGCCGAGGACGCCGGGACCGCGTTCATCAGCGGCAAGTACCCGATGTTCTTCTCCGGCTCGTGGTGGTACGGCCGCTTCACCACCGAGATGCAGCAGGACTGGGGCACGTTCCTGTTCCCGGGTGCCGAGATGTCGCCAGGCTCCTCCGGCAACCTCTGGGTGGTCCCGACCAAGGCGAAGAACAAGAAGCTCGCCGAGCAGTTCATCGACATCACCCTGCGTCCGGAGATCCAGGCGATCATCGGCAACAACGGCGGGGTCCCCGTCGCGGCGGACGAGTCCGACATCACGGACCCGAAGAGCAAGGAACTCATCGCCAACTTCAACACGCTGACCGAGCGTGACGGCCTGGCGTACTACCCGGATTGGCCCACGTCGACGTTCTACGACCAGCTGAACGCGGGGCTCCAGAGCGTGGTCAACGGCAGCAGCTCCCCGTCGAAGGTCGACGACGAGCTCGGCCAGCAGTACGCGGACGGCGTCAAGGCCGTCACGGGCTGACCCGGCCTGGAGGCACGGTGCGGGTCCGCCCCGCACCGTGCCCCCGCCACCCCCACCACACCAGAACACCCATCACTTCCGGAAGGGAAGCCCACCATGGCATCCAGTCCTCCCGTCACCGCGCCCCGGCGGCGCGGCCGCCGGCCCGCCGACGTCGGCGCCATCATGCCCTCGAGCGGTCGTGGCAGCTACTGGTTCTACCTGCTGCCCGGGTTCGTCCTGCTCGCAGCGATCATCCTCGTGCCGCTCGGCTGGAACGTGTACCTGTCGTTCACGAACTACCGGGGCATCCTCCCGCCGCAGTGGACGGGCCTCGACAACTGGCGGCGGCTGATGGCCGACGGGCAGTTCTGGATCTCCTTCCGGAACAGCATCGCGATGATCCTCGCGATGGTGATCGTGCCGACGAGCCTCGGTCTCGTCCTCGCCGCCGCGCTGTTCGACGTGATCGGCAAGAAGTTCGGCGGGCGGCTCGCGAGCTTCCTCCGCGCGACCTACTACCTGCCGCAGATCCTGCCGGCCGTCATCGCGGCGATCGTCATCGGCTGGATCCTCCGGCCGGAGAACGGCGCCCTCAACGTCATCCTCGACGCGGTCGGACTCGGCGGCCTCCAGCACAACTGGCTCGGCAGCCCGGACACGGCGCTGCTCTCCGTCGCGGTCGTGCTCGTCTGGGTGCAGATCGGGTACCCGGTCGTGGTGTTCATGGCCGCCCTGCAGCGCGTCGACCCGGAGCTCTACGAGGCGGCAGAACTCGACGGCGCCGGCTGGTTCCAGCGCTTCCGTGCGATCACCGTGCACATCATCCGGCCCGAGATCTTCGTGGTCGTCCTCACCTGCACCATCGCTGCGCTGAAGGTCTTCGGACCGGTGTACGCGCTGACCGGTGGCGGCCCAGGGAACGCGACCATCGTGCCGAGCTACTACTCGTACAGCCAGTTCTTCCAGGCGCAGCAGGTCGGGTACGGCGCGACGATCGCAACCGCGCTCACCGTCGTGATCGTCATCGTCGCCATCGCGTTCATCGCGGCCCAGAACCGGGCCGAGCGGAAGGAAGAAGCCCGATGACCGGGATCGTGTCAGCACCGACGACCGAGGCGGCCTCCGTGACGGACGCACGCCGAGCCTCCAGGCCGACCGCCGGAGGCCCCACGCGCCGGAAGAGCGCCGGTGAGGGCGGGCGCAAGCGCCCGGCCGACTGGATCGTCCTGGCCGGCGGCATCGTCATCGCCGTCCTGATCGCCGCGCCGTTCCTGCTCATCCTGCTCAATTCGTTCAAGACGCCGGCGGACTACGCGGCCGGTGGGCCGCTCGCGTGGCCGGCGCACATCTCGTTCGACGGCATCACCACGTTCTGGAACCGCGTCGACTTCCCGCTGAAGCTCTGGAACAGCGTCTTCATCAGCGGCTCGGTCGCGATCCTCGCGGTGCTCATCTCGATCCTCAACGCCTTCGCGATCGGGATCGGCCGGGTGCGGTACCGCACCTGGATCGTGGTGCTGTTCATGCTGGCGAACATGCTCCCGCAAGAGGTCCTGCTCTACCCGCTCTACATGATGTTCAAGGGCATCGGACTGTACGACAACGTGTGGAGCGTGATCATCGTCTTCACCGTGATCCAGTCCGCGTTCGGGACGTACCTGCTCTCGAGCGTGTACGGCACCTTCCCGAAGGAGATCCTCGAGGCGGCCGCGCTCGACGGTGCCGGCCGCTGGCGGGTGCTGTGGCGCGTGATCGTGCCGATCAGCCGTCCGACGCTGTCCGTCCTGCTCATCTTCTTCTTCATCTGGACGTGGAACGAGTTCCTCATCCCGCTGACGTTCCTCGTCAGCAACGACAACCAGACGGTCCCCGTCGCGATCTCCCTGCTGCAGGGGGACCGGCTGATGGACGTCACCACCACGAGTGCCTCGGCGCTCCTCGGGCTCATCCCGACACTCGTGTTCTTCCTCATCTTCCAGCGCACCCTCGCGCGCGGCATCACGGCAGGAGCGGTCAAGTAATGAAGTTCACCGACGGGTTCTGGCAACTCCGGCCCGGCGTCCAGCCCCTGTACGCGCAGGAGGCCCACGACATCGACGCGGTGCACGCCCCTTCGGGCGACCGCCTCGTCGTCACCGCGCCGACGAAGGTCATCGAGTCCCGGGGGGACACGCTCAACCGGCCGACGCTCACCGTCACGCTGTCGAGCCCCATGGAGGGCGTCGTCACCGTCCGCGTCGAGCACTTCCGGGCGCCGCGGCCCGAGCTGTCCTTCGACCTGGTCGGGAAGGAGCCGGGGCACGGGACGGCCACGCTGACCGACGGTGTCGGGACGCTGACGTCCGGGGACCTCTCGGCCGTCGTCACCCCTGGGGCGCCGTGGGACCTCCGGTTCCGATCCGGCGACCGGGAGCTGACCGGCAGCGGCCACAAGTCGCTCGGCCACGTCACCCTGGCGCCGGGGGCCGAGGTCTCCCGCGGGGTCGTCGGCAACGCTCGGGTGCAGGGCGCCGACGCGCCGACGTCCTCGACGTTCGTGCACGCCCAGCTCGACCTCGGGGTCGGGGAGTTGGTCTACGGGCTCGGCGAACGGTTCGGTCCGCTCGTCAAGAACGGCCAGACCGTGGACATCTGGAACGCCGACGGTGGCACGTCGAGCGAGCAGGCCTACAAGAACGTGCCCTTCTACCTGACCAACCGCGGGTACGGCGTGCTCGTCGACCACCCGGGACACGTGTCGTTCGAGGTCGGCTCCGAGGCGGTCGAGCGCGTGCAGTTCTCGGTCCCCGGAGAGTCGCTCGTGTTCCACGTCATCGGCGGCGGCACCCCGGCCGGGGTCATCGAGCGCTACACCGCGCTCACCGGCCGGCCGGCGCACGTGCCGGCGTGGTCGTACGGCCTCTGGTTGTCGACCTCGTTCACCACGGACTACGACGAGGCGACGGTCACGTCCTTCGTCGACGAGATGGCCGCGCGCGACCTGCCGGTGAGCGTGTTCCACTTCGACTGCTTCTGGATGCGCGAGTTCAACTGGTGCGACTTCGAGTGGGACCCCAGGGTCTTCCCGGACCCGACCGGCATGCTCGGTCGGCTGCACGACAAGGACCTGCGCGTCTGCGTGTGGATCAACCCGTACATCGGGCAGCGCTCCCCGCTGTTCGACGAGGCGGCGACGGCCGGGTACCTCGTGCAGAACCCGGACGGCACCGTCTGGCAGTGGGACCTCTGGCAGGCCGGCATGGGGCTCGTCGACTTCACGAAC
Coding sequences within:
- a CDS encoding ThuA domain-containing protein; protein product: MRHALVVRGGWDGHQPVETTDTFIPFLRDNGFDVRVSDSTAVYADASVMDGIDLVVQVNTMTTIAPDEFAGLQRAVLAGTGMAGWHGGIADAYRDNADYLHMIGGQFAHHAGKHPDERVGDQTDNYVPYTVHITELGHEHPITAGIEDFDLVTEQYWVLSDEYNDVLATTTQQARPWDAWNRPVTSPAIWTRQWGKGRVFVSAPGHRVEIVEQQPVRTIIERGLLWAAR
- a CDS encoding Gfo/Idh/MocA family oxidoreductase, which codes for MVGVGNISRQYLEHLPSLPSLRLTAVADLDTERAAEVAREHGVAALGVDELLTHDDVDVVLNLTIPAAHADVATRALAAGKHVYGEKPLALSTAEAAPVLELARTAGLRVGSAPDTVLGTGIQTARAALDDGVIGTPVGAAVAWSAPGHELWHPAPAFYYQPGGGPLLDMGPYYLTSLVSFFGPVVRVSGSATRSTRERTVGTGPAAGTPIPVDVDTHVVAVLEHENGVVSTVSVSFEVWATRTPLFEVYGTSGTLAVPDPNGFSDPVELATADDRTFRALPVQAGYADAGRGYGLADMARAIDTDRPHRASGALAFHVLEVMEAVATASRDHVVVELTSRVERPDLVPAGARPDSW
- a CDS encoding LacI family DNA-binding transcriptional regulator; its protein translation is MVTINEVAKAAGVSISTVSYALSGKRTISATTRARIDRAVAELDYRPNAGARMLAGARTDILALSAPIRPDAHLPTHMRFVTAVVEAARAHDDDVLLLARDDEVTGIQRVAHSSLVDGVVVLGVSTDDERADVVRASGVPAAFVGVPGDTTGLTCIDLDFAEAGRASVRRLVADGHRSIGVIGHPATYVERHTGFIRRFADAFDDECRASGVATVAHYPSLDRADQRAAADRLLTELPDMTALVFHCNEPVVDTVLAHLSSRGIRVPDDLSVLAACASYDTTVMDTPLSTIPLPLEEMCRGAVERTVRQVDGTHEPGVTLIPPRFTDLGSIRRIG
- a CDS encoding extracellular solute-binding protein — encoded protein: MKKSRVLGALAGLAAAAVVLSGCSAGGDSAAEDGKTLKLWHYESEDSAMGKAWKESIKVFEKETGAKVEFQEKSFEQIRKTASQSLNSDQAPDLIEYNKGNATAGLLASQGLLSPLDDAVKQYGWDDKLAKSLQTTARYDDKGVMGSGSWYGVPDYGEYVEFYYNKELFQKYGVEVPKTMDDLESAMATFQAAGVTPLAESAAEYPLGQLWYQLALQKADRDWVDDYQLYKNPVDFSGKEISTATKTVQDWTDKGYISSDSTGMKAEDAGTAFISGKYPMFFSGSWWYGRFTTEMQQDWGTFLFPGAEMSPGSSGNLWVVPTKAKNKKLAEQFIDITLRPEIQAIIGNNGGVPVAADESDITDPKSKELIANFNTLTERDGLAYYPDWPTSTFYDQLNAGLQSVVNGSSSPSKVDDELGQQYADGVKAVTG
- a CDS encoding sugar ABC transporter permease, with amino-acid sequence MPSSGRGSYWFYLLPGFVLLAAIILVPLGWNVYLSFTNYRGILPPQWTGLDNWRRLMADGQFWISFRNSIAMILAMVIVPTSLGLVLAAALFDVIGKKFGGRLASFLRATYYLPQILPAVIAAIVIGWILRPENGALNVILDAVGLGGLQHNWLGSPDTALLSVAVVLVWVQIGYPVVVFMAALQRVDPELYEAAELDGAGWFQRFRAITVHIIRPEIFVVVLTCTIAALKVFGPVYALTGGGPGNATIVPSYYSYSQFFQAQQVGYGATIATALTVVIVIVAIAFIAAQNRAERKEEAR
- a CDS encoding carbohydrate ABC transporter permease, encoding MTGIVSAPTTEAASVTDARRASRPTAGGPTRRKSAGEGGRKRPADWIVLAGGIVIAVLIAAPFLLILLNSFKTPADYAAGGPLAWPAHISFDGITTFWNRVDFPLKLWNSVFISGSVAILAVLISILNAFAIGIGRVRYRTWIVVLFMLANMLPQEVLLYPLYMMFKGIGLYDNVWSVIIVFTVIQSAFGTYLLSSVYGTFPKEILEAAALDGAGRWRVLWRVIVPISRPTLSVLLIFFFIWTWNEFLIPLTFLVSNDNQTVPVAISLLQGDRLMDVTTTSASALLGLIPTLVFFLIFQRTLARGITAGAVK
- the yicI gene encoding alpha-xylosidase; the protein is MKFTDGFWQLRPGVQPLYAQEAHDIDAVHAPSGDRLVVTAPTKVIESRGDTLNRPTLTVTLSSPMEGVVTVRVEHFRAPRPELSFDLVGKEPGHGTATLTDGVGTLTSGDLSAVVTPGAPWDLRFRSGDRELTGSGHKSLGHVTLAPGAEVSRGVVGNARVQGADAPTSSTFVHAQLDLGVGELVYGLGERFGPLVKNGQTVDIWNADGGTSSEQAYKNVPFYLTNRGYGVLVDHPGHVSFEVGSEAVERVQFSVPGESLVFHVIGGGTPAGVIERYTALTGRPAHVPAWSYGLWLSTSFTTDYDEATVTSFVDEMAARDLPVSVFHFDCFWMREFNWCDFEWDPRVFPDPTGMLGRLHDKDLRVCVWINPYIGQRSPLFDEAATAGYLVQNPDGTVWQWDLWQAGMGLVDFTNPDAKAWYQGKLRALVDQGVDCFKTDFGERIPLGVTWADGSDPERMHNWYTQLYNEAVFEVLEAARGAGDAVLFARSATAGGQQMPVHWGGDNTSSFPSMAETLRGGLSLALSGFGFWSHDIGGFEGRPDPAVFKRWVQFGLLSSHSRFHGSSSYRVPWAFDEEAVEVTRAFTRLKLRLMPYLYGLGLQASERGLPVMRPMLLEFPDDPTAAYCDRQYMLGSDLLVAPVFSESGDVQYYLPAGSWTNWFTGEVVSGGVWRTERHGFDTLPLWVRGGAVLPLSTRTDRPDHDYLAALELRAFPAGTTGSVDVRVTAPDGRSEVWTVSTESGDESSVSATGPVPDGWRLSLADGPTTEADGGVARLRY